From the Armatimonas rosea genome, the window TTGAGATTCCGCTACCCGCGCGCCACGAGGCTCTCCTGGGGGCACCCGACAAGCTCGCGCTGCTCCATGGCCCGGTCGTGCTGGCCGCTGATCTGGGGGCTGCACCGCCACCCGGAGATGCCGACGGTGGGGAGCCGTTCAACGCCCAAATCCCTCCCGCCCCCGTGCTCCTCGATCCTGAGACCTGCAAGTTCGAGCGCGAGGTGGCCCTGGTCCCGTTCTACCAGCTCCATGGGCGGCGGCAGGCGGTCTACTTCGATCGCTTTTCGGAGAGCGCTTGGGCCGAGCAAGAGGCTACCTACCGCGCTACCGAGGCTGGGGAACACGCCCAGCGCACGAAGCTCCTCGATACCTTCTGGCCCAACCAGATGCAGCCCGAGCGCGACCATAACTTCACCGGCGAGGGCTATCTTGGCGGCGAACGCAGTGCCTGGAAGTTCCGGCAGGCAGGCCGCGGTGGCTGGTTTGTCTTCACTCTACGCACCCTCCCGGACAGCCCGATGGAGCTTGTCTGCACGTGGGGACCGCCTCAAGAAAGCGACGTTGCCTTCACGGTTGAGGTGGAGGGAGTGCCGGTCGCTCGTCCACAGCTCACGGTCGAGCGGCACCGGCACCTCCACGAGACCTACCCGCTCCCCGAGGCACTGACACAGGGCAAGGAGTCGATTACGGTACGGGTCTTGGGGGAGAGTGCGCCGCTGTTCTTGGCGAAGCTCCAGAAGCATCTGCAATAAAAAACTGCCCCAGAGCAAGCTCTGAGGCAGTGGGTTGGTTGGTGCGCGGGGCTACTTCTGGAGCTTGTCCAGCCCGATCCCAGCGCTATCATCGAAGAGAACCTTCTTGTCGGTTCCCAGGATGTCGTCCTTGGTCAGCTTGAGCTTGAGATAGAGCTGGCGAAGACCCTTCGTGACATCGTCGCGCAGGTAGCGCTTGTCGGTCATTCCCTCACCGCTCCAGCCCATCCGGTCCTGGACAAAGTCCGGGGACTTGCGGGGGTCGAAGGAGATAATCAAGTCGTACTCGTCGGCCTTAAAGGAGTACATCTTGGGGTCCTTGCTCATGTCGATCTGGCGGCTTGCCCCAAACTCGCTGGGCAGGATCTTGTCCTCCAGTGCGACCATGACCTGGCGCTTTCCGAGCTCATCGAGCTTGGCCGAGTTGCCACGGATCTCGCTCAGGAGCGCGGGAACATCGGCCTGGGTGTAGAACTTGCGCTTGCGGGTGTTGGGCGGGAAGACATAGGTCACGAGCTGGAGCTGACCCAGCGGCGAGAGCTGGCCCGACGCTAGCGCTTGGGCGGCAGGGATGCCCTTGGGCCCCTTGCTCGCGTCCTTGTAGGCGTAGATTCCGGCGCGCTCCATGTTCGGGTCTGCGGTCAGGTTTGCCGAGATCGTGTAGACACTTCCCTTGAGCGTGCGGCGTCCCCCGCGGCTACTGAGCGCGTCCTGCATGATCGTCAGATCTTCCGGAACCTCGAAGCTAAACTCCTTGGAGTCGGGCATCTTGTAGCCCGCGTTCTGGAGGCGGACATCGATACGGGCACCGTCCACCGGGCCATCGAGGACGATCCCACTGGAGATGTTGGTGCCCTTGGGGATGCCGTTCTCATCGAAGTTGAGATCGTCGTACTGGTCCTTCAGACAGCCAATCAGGTTCCACGTGCCCTGGATCTGGATCACACGCGGGCTGATGCGGGTGACCTTGACCCCGAGGTTGGTATCGACCTGACCGAGCCGGGCGATATCACGGGTGCGGCAGTACTCGCGGACCTGCATGATGCGGCAGTTCTTCTGAGCATTCTTGTAGCCCTGCTCATTGCGGCTGACCACATCCTCTTGACCCGCCTTCCCCTTGGCTTCGTCGATGAGCTTCTTGTGCTTTGCCATCGCGTCCTGCCAGGCTGCAATCGCTGCCTTGGGGTCGCCGCTGCGCTCCACACAGTGGGCATACATGTGCTCCACCTGGTTGATATCGTGCTTGGGATCGACATCGCGGCCCTGACGGTACGCCTCCGCGGCGGCGTCGTAGTCGCGGACCTTGTCGTAGAGGTTCCAGCCCTTCTCTTTGTAGAGGTCGTAGATCTCCGAGTTGTTGGCGATACCCTCGTTGAGGAGCGCAAGCCCCACCGGAAGGTAGCGTCGGTCCGAGCGCTGGTCGGTATCGGTGAAGTTGTACATCAGGTGCCAGGCACCCGTGGAGTAGACATCGAGCCAGTTGGGGTCGAGCCAGGTAATCAGGCGCAGCAGGGGCAGGATGGCATCGTAGTTCCCCGAGTGGAAGAACGAGTCCGCACGCACCCACAGCAGGCCTGCGATCACCTGCCGGAAGCCCGAGACCGCGGCGAGGGCATACTCAAAGGGCAGGCCTCCCGTGGTCTTGAACATCGACGGTGGCTCGACCGCGGGCTGCCGGCGCAGGGGGTCGATCTGGCTCT encodes:
- a CDS encoding tetratricopeptide repeat protein codes for the protein MMKNFLDAVRGNPKLAAGAAALLVIQGLLQSQIDPLRRQPAVEPPSMFKTTGGLPFEYALAAVSGFRQVIAGLLWVRADSFFHSGNYDAILPLLRLITWLDPNWLDVYSTGAWHLMYNFTDTDQRSDRRYLPVGLALLNEGIANNSEIYDLYKEKGWNLYDKVRDYDAAAEAYRQGRDVDPKHDINQVEHMYAHCVERSGDPKAAIAAWQDAMAKHKKLIDEAKGKAGQEDVVSRNEQGYKNAQKNCRIMQVREYCRTRDIARLGQVDTNLGVKVTRISPRVIQIQGTWNLIGCLKDQYDDLNFDENGIPKGTNISSGIVLDGPVDGARIDVRLQNAGYKMPDSKEFSFEVPEDLTIMQDALSSRGGRRTLKGSVYTISANLTADPNMERAGIYAYKDASKGPKGIPAAQALASGQLSPLGQLQLVTYVFPPNTRKRKFYTQADVPALLSEIRGNSAKLDELGKRQVMVALEDKILPSEFGASRQIDMSKDPKMYSFKADEYDLIISFDPRKSPDFVQDRMGWSGEGMTDKRYLRDDVTKGLRQLYLKLKLTKDDILGTDKKVLFDDSAGIGLDKLQK